A genomic window from Triticum urartu cultivar G1812 chromosome 7, Tu2.1, whole genome shotgun sequence includes:
- the LOC125523470 gene encoding sucrose transport protein SUT5-like has protein sequence MAPPGESGGPSNGGARRENLTAALRLFLVCMVSGGIQYISALEMSLLSPYSQNLGIPHKYASMIWIGGPIAGFLVNPIVGYYSDRCTMRIGRRRPFIILECLIICISGMLIGFSADIGQYLGDTKENCSTYTGPRWAATAVYVVGFLLLDCVIHTAQASVRAMMSDLSAANHGPSVGQAIFSVWMAIGSILGYAVVAYGTWHQWFPSLKSSACCNACADLKGAFLTAVVLIVISTVVTMLLADEQSLDNEGVGGAAFAQTCGGLNAFIDLFASLKNMSPAMFRVLALTAFTWLSWFPFLQYNTDWMGREIYHGNPNGVADMAADKYNAGVREGAIGLLLCSASLGATSFLIPKLCRKLTSKVIWSISLFSVFLIMAGMVAVGVVSTKGYDPSLSTSLTVAGPDNSLNALALTMFALIGIPQAVLYSVPWAVAAELAAGEGGGQGVTVGAITNVISLAQLLVGLTAGPIDGAFNRGNAPAFGTGGVIAFICAILVVLALPDTKDGRGLKRLLLSREDWSN, from the exons ATGGCGCCGCCAGGCGAGAGCGGCGGCCCCAGCAACGGCGGCGCGCGCCGGGAGAACCTGACGGCCGCCCTCAGGCTGTTCCTCGTGTGCATGGTCTCCGGCGGCATCCAGTACATCTCCGCCCTAGAGATGTCCCTCCTCTCGCCCTACTCCCAG AATCTTGGGATTCCGCACAAGTATGCTTCCATGATCTGGATTGGCGGACCGATCGCAGGATTTCTG GTAAACCCCATCGTGGGCTACTATAGCGACCGATGCACCATGAGGATAGGACGCAGGAGGCCCTTCATCATCCTAGAATGCCTCATCATATGCATCTCT GGCATGCTCATCGGTTTCTCCGCGGACATTGGGCAATACCTTGGCGACACCAAAGAGAACTGCAG caCCTACACCGGCCCTCGCTGGGCTGCCACGGCGGTGTACGTCGTCGGCTTCTTGTTGCTGGACTGCGTCATCCATACCGCACAGGCGTCGGTTCGAGCAATGATGTCTGACCTATCCG CTGCGAATCATGGCCCTAGTGTCGGCCAGGCGATCTTCTCTGTGTGGATGGCCATCGGCAGCATCCTTGGCTACGCAGTCGTTGCCTACGGAACATGGCACCA GTGGTTCCCCTCTCTGAAATCTAGCGCGTGCTGCAACGCTTGCGCAGATCTTAAGGGCGCTTTCTTGACTGCTGTG GTGCTCATTGTCATCAGCACAGTAGTGACCATGCTCCTCGCTGATGAGCAGTCCCTCGATAATGAGGGTGTTGGCGGTGCCGCCTTTGCTCAAACTTGCGGCGGCCTCAACGCATTCATCGACCTCTTCGCGAGCTTGAAGAACATGAGTCCTGCCATGTTCAGAGTGCTCGCTTTAACAGCCTTCACCTGG CTCTCCTGGTTCCCGTTCCTGCAGTATAACACGGACTGGATGGGTCGCGAGATTTACCACGGCAACCCGAACGGGGTGGCTGACATGGCCGCCGACAAATACAATGCCGGTGTCCGCGAAGGAGCCATTGGGCTCCTCCTCTGCTCGGCCTCCCTCGGGGCTACCTCCTTCCTCATCCCCAAGCTATGCCGCAAGCTGACGTCCAAGGTCATCTGGTCCATCAGTCTCTTCTCAGTGTTCCTCATCATGGCAGGGATGGTTGCCGTCGGCGTCGTCTCGACAAAGGGGTACGACCCGTCTCTGAGCACCAGCCTCACCGTCGCTGGCCCCGACAACAGTCTCAACGCCCTAGCGCTCACCATGTTTGCGCTCATCGGGATCCCACAGGCTGTGTTGTACAGTGTTCCATGGGCGGTCGCCGCTGAGCTCGCGGCGGGGGAGGGTGGTGGCCAAG GAGTCACCGTTGGTGCGATCACCAATGTTATATCCCTAGCGCAA CTGCTAGTTGGCCTCACTGCCGGTCCGATAGACGGGGCCTTCAACAGGGGCAACGCACCGGCCTTTGGTACCGGTGGTGTCATCGCCTTCATATGTGCTATCCTGGTGGTGCTGGCGCTtccagataccaaggacggcaggGGGCTAAAAAGACTGTTATTGAGCAGGGAAGATTGGTCAAATTGA